The genomic segment AATCACAATTCGGTACTGGGGCAAGAGGCGCTGGAGCTGTTTGCCAATCGAACGGGTCTGTCAATATTTTAGGCCGGTATCACAGAGCATGGTAATCACATTGGGATGGGCACCTAGCTCCCGGCTTTGCAGCAGCTTAATGGCTGCGCAGACGTTAGCGGCGGCAGAGTAGCCTACATGCAGCCCTTCTTCATTGGCCAGCCGCTGTCGAAACTCCGTGGCCTCTTCATCACTGACGCTGAAAAATCCATCGGCCAGCCCCGCTTCCCAATGGGGTGGTATCAGACCATAACCCGTTCCCTGCAGCATATGCCCCGGTTTTTCCAGGGGTTTGCCAGCCAAAACCTCAGCTCCCTGCGGCTCAACGGCGTAGCAACGAATATTGGGCTGGGAGCGCTTGAGAAAGCGGGACGTTCCCACAAAGGTGCCGCCACTGCCCACGGCGGCCACAAAAGCGTCTATGGCACTGCCCAGCTCTTTCCACAGCTCAGGCCCGGTGCCCTCTTCATGGGCACGCATGCAACCATCGCGGTAAAATTGATTGACGTAGTAGGCTCCTCGCTCTTCGGCGATGCGTCGCGCCTCTTCCACCGCCGCTTCGATATCGGGGCCGGTGACTTTGCCTAAAGTGCCATTCACCTGGGGGACCAGAATCAGCTCAGCACCCAGGGAACGCAGCATGCGCGCCCGTTCCGGACTGTTGCCCCGGGACATGGTGGCAACAAAAGGATTGCCCAGCACGTTGCACACTACCGCCAGGCCGGCACCCATGTTACCGCTGGTCATTTCCACCACCGGCTGGCCCTTTACCAGCTCGCCAGTGCGGTAGGCATCCTCAATGATTGCCAGGGCAGCCCGGTCCTTGACGCTGCCGCCGGGCTGTATAAACTCTGCCTTGGCCAGCAAGCGGCCGGGGCCGCGGTGGATACGGTCAAGGGCAATCAACGGAGTATTTCCAATCATGTCAAGGGTGCTGGCTAGCATTTGTGGGGCTCCTGTTGTTGGATCATTAAATTTTTTAACAGCTTACTGTAGTGCTCACTCTTGTCAGGCCAATGAAAAGTCCTCCTGGTGCAAGGCACTCACGGAGCGAGCAACACCGCAGATGGAGGTTTTTCAGCAGCCTGTTAAGGGCTACAGCTTCTGCAGAACATCGCAGAGCCCTGACTGCTGCAAATACTGGGCGACCCCGGCGGGCACCAGGTGCTCCCATGGCTGATTGCTGCGCATGCGCTCCCGCACCTCGGTGGCGGTGGTGAAGCGCTCGGCCATGCTGCGGCGCCACAGGACTTCCACGCAAAAACCCAGCTCTTCAAAGAGCTTGGTTTTGCGCTCGCCCCAGTCGTCGTAGATAGTGACATACATGGCGGCACTGGTGGGGACGTAGTACTTGAGAAGCGGGGGAGTATGCACGGGAAAAGGCACAACCGCAAAATCGGCGGGGGAGATGCCCTCCCCCACCAGGGTGTGACGTATCATGTGCATGCGTTCGTAAAAAGTGAAGGGGAAGATGGGGTCCTGTAAACTGCGGTAGGGAGCAGGCCCCCTGTCCACCGCTTCATCGTGGCGGCGGGAGAAGTAAGAGCGCTGGGGATCACAGTCAGAAATGCCGACATAAAGAAAGTCACAACGCTCCTTGCAAGCCAGCAGGTACTCCACGTGACCCTTGTGTATCAGATGAAACCGCCCCTGGGCGATGCCTTCACGCACTGGACTACCGGGTCAACTGCCGATATTTAATGCGGTGGGGGCGGTCAGCCTCTGGCCCCAGGCGCTTCTTGCGATCCGCCTCGTACTCGGAGTAGTTCCCCTCAAACCACACCACCTGACTGTCACCCTCAAAGGCGAGAATGTGGGTAGCGATGCGGTCCAGAAACCAGCGGTCGTGAGTGATCACCACGGCGCAACCGGCAAAGTTCTCCAGGGCTTCTTCCAGAGCCCGCATGGTGTTAACATCCAGGTCGTTGGTAGGCTCGTCCAGCAGCAGCACGTTGGCACCTTCTTTAAGCATTTTGGCCAGGTGCACCCGGTTGCGCTCGCCACCGGAGATATTAGCCACCTTTTTCTGCTGATCGGCGCCGGAAAAATTGAAACGGGCCACATAGGCGCGGGAGTTTACCAGCTGCTTGCCCAGCTCCAGCTGGTCCTGGCCATCACTGATCTCCTCCCATATGCTGTTGTTGGAGTCCAGCTCCCGGCCCTGATCCACATAGGCCAGCTTGACCGTCTCGCCCAGGCGAATGGTGCCCTTGTCCGGCTTCTCCTGACCACTGATCATGCGAAAGAGGGTACTCTTGCCGGCACCATTGGGGCCAATCACCCCGACGATACCGCCGGGAGGCAGGGAGAAATTCATGTCTTCCACCAGCAGGTGATCGCCGTAGCCCTTGCTGACGCCTTCGGCATCTATCACCACATCGCCCAGGCGAGGGCCGGGGGGGATGTAGAGTTCCAGATCCTTGGAGCGCTTTTCCCCTTCTTCGCTGAGAAGTCTTTCATAGGCATTGAGGCGGGCCTTGCTTTTGGACTGGCGACCCTTGGGGCTCATGCGTATCCATTCCAACTCCCGGGCCAGGGTCTTCTGACGGTTGGTTTCGGATTTTTCCTCCTGCCGCAGGCGCTCCTGCTTCTGTTCCAGCCAGGAGGAATAGTTGCCTTTCCAGGGAATGCCCTCACCCCTATCCAGCTCCAAAATCCAGCCCGCTACATTGTCCAGGAAGTAGCGATCGTGAGTTACGGCAATGATAGTGCCTTCGTACTGCTGCAGGTGGTGCTCCAGCCAGGCCACCGACTCGGCGTCCAGGTGGTTGGTGGGCTCGTCCAGCAGCAAAATATCCGGCTTCTGCAATAGCAGGCGACACAAGGCCACGCGGCGCTTTTCACCACCGGAAAGAACGTTTACCGGTGCATCGCCGGGGGGACAACGCAGGGCGTCCATGGCCATTTCCAGCCGGGAATCCAGATCCCAGGCATCCTGGGCGTCTAGTTTTTCCTGCACTTGGGCCTGGCGGTCACACAGCTTGGTCATCTCATCGTCGTCCATGGGTTCGCCAAACTTGAGATTGATCTCCTCGAATTCCTTGAGCAGATCCACGGTCTCCTGGGCACCTTCCTCCACTACTTCCCGCACTGTCTTGCTGCTATCCACCAAGGGTTCCTGCTCCAGAAAACCCACGGTGTAGCCGGGTGCAAGGGTGGTTTCGCCGTTGAAGTCCTTGTCCACCCCGGCCAAAATGCGCAAAAGAGTACTCTTACCCGCACCGTTGAGACCCAGTACGCCAATCTTCGCTCCGTAAAAGTAGGAGAGGGAGATGTCCTTAAGAACCGGTTTTTTGTTATGATACTTGCTCACCTTGCTCATGGAGTAGATGATCTTGTTGGCTTCGCTCATGTTATGTTTTCCTCCTGTAACGGTTACGGTAAAACGCAAGTATAACCTTTCAGAACCTTCCCGTCAAAAGGAGCCTCCAATGGAATACTCACCAGTCAGTCTCACCGTCCTTGGTTCCGGCTCTGCGGTTCCCTTCCAACAGCGGGCTTCGGCCAGTTATCTACTGCGCTGCGGCAACAGCTGCGTGCTACTGGATGCCGGTTTCTGGGTGATGGAGCGACTGGAGCAAACAGGCACAACATTTGATGACATTGACGCCATTTTCATCTCCCACCGCCACCCGGATCACTGCATGGGGCTGATCCACCTGCTCTTTGCCAGCCGCCATCCATCGTGCCAGCGCACCCGCCCCCTGAAAATATTTGGCTTTAACGGTCTTGCAGGCTATTTAGAGGAGTTTCGCAGTCTGCTGGGCAGCTGGATTGAGCCTCCCTTTGCCCTGGAAGTTGACGAATCCACCAGCGGAAGCCTGGGTCCCTTTCTCTGGCAAAACTTTGCCGTACACCACAGCCAGGATGCGGTGGGAATCAGGATCCAGTGCTATGAAAAGCGCATCGTCTATACCGGAGATACCGGCTACCACGACGATCTCATTGCCCATTGCCGTGAAGCGGACCTGCTGATTGCCGACTGCGGTGCCAGTCGCCACCAGCCCCTTGATGGGCACATGCATGTTGACCAGATACTCCATCTAGCGCAGCAGGCACAGGTCAAACACCTGCTGCAGAGCCACTTCTATCCAGAGACGGAGCCGCTTTCGCAGCAAAAAACCAGGAACTTCCGTTTTTTGTGTCAGGAAGCTACGGATCTGTTGACAATTGCGTTTTAATGTAACATAAAAACGTCTGCTGCTTTTCAACGTTGCTAAAACGCCAGTCAATCCTTCTCGCCCTGGCAACTGCTTGCGCACCGCGCTCACTTGACAACTGAGCTTTTCCTGTGTGGACAATATTTGATCGTAACGCTAAGCAATGTGCAATAATGCGTTCACCTCTTCTGAAAAGAAAAGGTGAAGCACGGCGTCAGGGAAGAGGCACTGGCGCAAGTGCTGAATTAACGCCTCATTCCATCGCGAAAAAATAAGCCTTTGATCTTTGTAATACATTAGCAAGCTATTTTGGAGTGCACCTATGCTCGTAATACTGGTGAGTTTTGCCTTTGGTTTCGGTCTGGCCTTAACCCGAATCGGCCTGCCCCCTATGGTGGGATTTTTATTAGCCGGCTTTGCTTACAATATGGCCGGGCTGGTTCCTCCAGACGGTCTGGACTTTGTGGCAGGCTTAGGGATCACCCTACTGCTTTTTTCCATTGGACTCAAACTGGACGTCAAAGGGTTGCTCAAGCCTGAAATTTGGGCCAGCGCTGCCTTTCACATGGTTCTTTCCACCTCGTTTATGTGCGGGGCCCTGTTGCTGGCAAAGTACTGGTTTAACTCACCGCTGCTGGATATTTCTCTGGCGACACTGTTAGTACTGGGCTTTGCCCTTTCTTTTTCCTCGACAGTATTTGCGGTCAAGGTGCTGGAAGAAAAGGGAGACATGACAGCTTTCTACGGCAAAGTTGCTATTGGTATACTGATTATGCAGGATCTTTTTGCCGTGATATTTCTTTCTGCATCAGAAGGAACTTTGCCAAGCTACTGGGCCTTGCTAGTGCTGGGTCTGCCGCTTCTGCGACCTGTGCTTTACCGGCTGATGGACATGGCTGGCCACGGTGAGCTTTTTATCCTGTGCGGCCTCTTTATAGCACTGGGAGTTGGGGCAGAAGGGTTTTCTTTGCTAGGACTGAAGCCTGATCTGGGAGCTTTGGTCATGGGAGTCATGATCGCGGGGCACCCGAAGGCAGCGGAGCTTTCCCGGGCTCTGTTTGGTTTCAAGGAGCTGATGCTAGTGGGCTTTTTCCTCTCCATTGGCATGACCGGGTTGCCCACCATGGAGATGCTGCTGGCTGCCATCCTGCTGTGCCTGCTCTTGCCTTTCAAATCTACGCTCTACCTGCTTATCGTCAGTCGTTTCGGACTTCGTTCCCGCACCAGCCTGCTTACGACCCTGAGCCTGACCAACTACTCCGAATTTGGGCTTATTGTCGCAGCCATAGCTGTCTCACAGGGTATACTCAGCCCCGAGTGGTTGCTGATCATAGCCATAACCGTCAGCCTGAGCTTTGCTCTCTCAGCCCCCTTGAGCCGCTATTCGGAACAGTTGTACCGCTGGACAAGTGGTAAATTGATTCCCTTTGAAACCCGGCGGGTGCATCCCAATGACGCCGCTATTGATGTAGGTGTCGCCAGGGTGGTTGTTTTTGGTATGGGACGGATTGGCACTGGAGCCTATGATGAGCTGGTAAATATCTATGGTGAAAATGTTTGCGGAGTAGAGCACGACCCGGCCAGGGTAGATCGGCACCGAGCCGCCGGGCGAAACGTCGTACTGGGTGATGCCACGGATACAGACTTTTGGCTAAGACTCCAGATGGATCCCTACCTTGAGTTTATTGTTCTGGCTATGCCAAGTCATTGCGGCAATATCTTTGCTGCTCATCAGATACGCAACCTAGGGATAAGTTGTCAGGTTGCCGCCATTGCCAAATACCCCGATGAGGTGGAGGAGTTGCACCAGCTGGGCATCTGTGCTGCGTACGACATGTACGAGGAGGCCGGCAGTGGGTTGGTGCAACATGCCATGAGGGGCTGTGACCTGAAAGCTCCCTCTCCCTCTGAGGCCTGAAAAACACTCGCAACCGAATTCACCCTTTGATATTCACCAGAGGTTTCAGGTGGTGACGCACCTGCACCAAGTCCTCTTGATAATCCAGCACCGTGAAGATATCCTTGTAGGCCATGGGGGCTTCATCCAGGGTCGACTTTTCCACACGGGCCATCACGCCTTGCATGGTACTTTTGAAGTCTTTCATCTCCAGCTGCCGCTTCGCCTGGTTACGCCCCATGGTTCGCCCAGCGCCGTGGGAGCTGGACCACAGAGCTTCGGCACTCCCCAGCCCCTCCACTACAAAGGAGCCGTCCCGCATATTGCCGGGGATAATACCCGCCATGCCTTTCTCTGCATGGGTGGCCCCCTTGCGGTGGATCCACCACTGGCCCCGCTGCTGGGCGTGATTGTGGTTGCGGTTAATCAGCTTATCCCATATGGCTTCGCCGCGATCAAAGCGTTGCAGCACCTGCAGCACTCGCCGCAGCATCTCCCGCCTGTTGGCCAGGGCAAACTCCAAACAGAAATTCATGTCGTCGATATAGGCTTTACCTTGCGAAGAGTTGACACTGAGTGAGTAATGACCTTCGCGGGCCTGCTTGCTGTTGCTGGCCACTTTCATATAGTGAGTGGCCATGGAGTGGCCCAGGTTGCGGGAGCCGGAGTGGATGACAATCCAGACTCGCCGGGACTCATCACAGGCGATCTCGATAAAGTGATTGCCGCTGCCCAGGGTGCCCAGCTGGCGCAACCCTTTGCGACGGAAGTAGCGATCAAGGGTCTCTGAACGCGGCAAGTGCTGATAGTCCCAGGGAACATCGTGGCGATTGTGCTCAAAACCAACCGGGACCGCAGCGTAAATCTGCCGAAAGATATCCCTGGCCGACTGCTCAATTCTGTCAACATTAAACGTGGTGGGCAAACCACACATGCCGCAGCCAATGTCGTAGCCAACCCATGCGGGAATCACCACATCCCGGGTGGCCATCACCGCGCCAATAGGCAAAGCGTAGCCGGTGTGGGCATCGGGCATGAGAGCACCGCGCACCACAAAATCCTGCTCCAGGGCGCTGTAGAATTGCTCCAGGGCAGTCTTCTCAATGTTTTCGCCAAAAATCCGGTGAGGTTTGCAAGTCACTTTCCGGCTCCTGGTCTGGTTTTTTTTCTGCAGAGGACTATATACTACAATAACGTGTAAGGAGGAAAACTATGGCCAATTACGAGATTATCAATATCAAGACGACTCAACGCTGCCAAATCAACTATATGACCGATGAAATTACCCGTGTAATAAAGAAGCAGGGTTGGAAAGACGGAATTCTGCTGGTCTTCACTCCCCACACCACCGCGGCGGTTGCCATTAATGAAAGCGAAGACCCCCATGTGCAGCGGGACACCAGCAGCCTGCTATCGGAGCTTATTCCCATCCGGGGTGACTACGGCCACGCTGAAGGGAACTCTGACGCCCATATCAAATCCACCATTATTGGCTGTTCGGAGCAGGTGATTGTGGACAATGGGCAGATGGTGCTGGCTTCCTGGCAGGGAGTCTACTTCTGTGAATTCGACGGCCCCCGGGCCCGCAAGCTCTATCTGAAGTTTATCGCAGGGTAGGGCTGAAATACGCTATTTCACACAGGCTAGTAAAAATCCTCC from the Desulfurispira natronophila genome contains:
- a CDS encoding PLP-dependent cysteine synthase family protein, encoding MLASTLDMIGNTPLIALDRIHRGPGRLLAKAEFIQPGGSVKDRAALAIIEDAYRTGELVKGQPVVEMTSGNMGAGLAVVCNVLGNPFVATMSRGNSPERARMLRSLGAELILVPQVNGTLGKVTGPDIEAAVEEARRIAEERGAYYVNQFYRDGCMRAHEEGTGPELWKELGSAIDAFVAAVGSGGTFVGTSRFLKRSQPNIRCYAVEPQGAEVLAGKPLEKPGHMLQGTGYGLIPPHWEAGLADGFFSVSDEEATEFRQRLANEEGLHVGYSAAANVCAAIKLLQSRELGAHPNVITMLCDTGLKY
- a CDS encoding nicotinate-nucleotide adenylyltransferase, which codes for MREGIAQGRFHLIHKGHVEYLLACKERCDFLYVGISDCDPQRSYFSRRHDEAVDRGPAPYRSLQDPIFPFTFYERMHMIRHTLVGEGISPADFAVVPFPVHTPPLLKYYVPTSAAMYVTIYDDWGERKTKLFEELGFCVEVLWRRSMAERFTTATEVRERMRSNQPWEHLVPAGVAQYLQQSGLCDVLQKL
- a CDS encoding MBL fold metallo-hydrolase; translated protein: MEYSPVSLTVLGSGSAVPFQQRASASYLLRCGNSCVLLDAGFWVMERLEQTGTTFDDIDAIFISHRHPDHCMGLIHLLFASRHPSCQRTRPLKIFGFNGLAGYLEEFRSLLGSWIEPPFALEVDESTSGSLGPFLWQNFAVHHSQDAVGIRIQCYEKRIVYTGDTGYHDDLIAHCREADLLIADCGASRHQPLDGHMHVDQILHLAQQAQVKHLLQSHFYPETEPLSQQKTRNFRFLCQEATDLLTIAF
- a CDS encoding secondary thiamine-phosphate synthase enzyme YjbQ, producing MANYEIINIKTTQRCQINYMTDEITRVIKKQGWKDGILLVFTPHTTAAVAINESEDPHVQRDTSSLLSELIPIRGDYGHAEGNSDAHIKSTIIGCSEQVIVDNGQMVLASWQGVYFCEFDGPRARKLYLKFIAG
- a CDS encoding cation:proton antiporter family protein: MLVILVSFAFGFGLALTRIGLPPMVGFLLAGFAYNMAGLVPPDGLDFVAGLGITLLLFSIGLKLDVKGLLKPEIWASAAFHMVLSTSFMCGALLLAKYWFNSPLLDISLATLLVLGFALSFSSTVFAVKVLEEKGDMTAFYGKVAIGILIMQDLFAVIFLSASEGTLPSYWALLVLGLPLLRPVLYRLMDMAGHGELFILCGLFIALGVGAEGFSLLGLKPDLGALVMGVMIAGHPKAAELSRALFGFKELMLVGFFLSIGMTGLPTMEMLLAAILLCLLLPFKSTLYLLIVSRFGLRSRTSLLTTLSLTNYSEFGLIVAAIAVSQGILSPEWLLIIAITVSLSFALSAPLSRYSEQLYRWTSGKLIPFETRRVHPNDAAIDVGVARVVVFGMGRIGTGAYDELVNIYGENVCGVEHDPARVDRHRAAGRNVVLGDATDTDFWLRLQMDPYLEFIVLAMPSHCGNIFAAHQIRNLGISCQVAAIAKYPDEVEELHQLGICAAYDMYEEAGSGLVQHAMRGCDLKAPSPSEA
- the ettA gene encoding energy-dependent translational throttle protein EttA — translated: MSEANKIIYSMSKVSKYHNKKPVLKDISLSYFYGAKIGVLGLNGAGKSTLLRILAGVDKDFNGETTLAPGYTVGFLEQEPLVDSSKTVREVVEEGAQETVDLLKEFEEINLKFGEPMDDDEMTKLCDRQAQVQEKLDAQDAWDLDSRLEMAMDALRCPPGDAPVNVLSGGEKRRVALCRLLLQKPDILLLDEPTNHLDAESVAWLEHHLQQYEGTIIAVTHDRYFLDNVAGWILELDRGEGIPWKGNYSSWLEQKQERLRQEEKSETNRQKTLARELEWIRMSPKGRQSKSKARLNAYERLLSEEGEKRSKDLELYIPPGPRLGDVVIDAEGVSKGYGDHLLVEDMNFSLPPGGIVGVIGPNGAGKSTLFRMISGQEKPDKGTIRLGETVKLAYVDQGRELDSNNSIWEEISDGQDQLELGKQLVNSRAYVARFNFSGADQQKKVANISGGERNRVHLAKMLKEGANVLLLDEPTNDLDVNTMRALEEALENFAGCAVVITHDRWFLDRIATHILAFEGDSQVVWFEGNYSEYEADRKKRLGPEADRPHRIKYRQLTR
- a CDS encoding RtcB family protein produces the protein MTCKPHRIFGENIEKTALEQFYSALEQDFVVRGALMPDAHTGYALPIGAVMATRDVVIPAWVGYDIGCGMCGLPTTFNVDRIEQSARDIFRQIYAAVPVGFEHNRHDVPWDYQHLPRSETLDRYFRRKGLRQLGTLGSGNHFIEIACDESRRVWIVIHSGSRNLGHSMATHYMKVASNSKQAREGHYSLSVNSSQGKAYIDDMNFCLEFALANRREMLRRVLQVLQRFDRGEAIWDKLINRNHNHAQQRGQWWIHRKGATHAEKGMAGIIPGNMRDGSFVVEGLGSAEALWSSSHGAGRTMGRNQAKRQLEMKDFKSTMQGVMARVEKSTLDEAPMAYKDIFTVLDYQEDLVQVRHHLKPLVNIKG